A genomic segment from Deltaproteobacteria bacterium encodes:
- a CDS encoding metallopeptidase family protein produces the protein MTTPCSHLNPDRSLRQTTSLEEFARLVVRALDTLPAEIAEKLDNVAVTIEDQPSPEVLQEKGLTNPNDLFGLYRGIPRPWRSVFAPLTDFPDKIEIYYQPIVRACHHPRDIRDLVRRVVIHEVGHHFGMSHEQMRRVGY, from the coding sequence GTGACGACGCCATGTTCTCACCTCAATCCGGATCGTTCCCTTCGCCAAACCACCTCGTTAGAAGAGTTCGCGCGCCTCGTGGTGCGGGCGCTGGATACACTCCCAGCCGAGATCGCAGAAAAGCTGGATAACGTCGCGGTGACGATCGAAGACCAGCCCTCGCCAGAAGTCCTCCAAGAGAAAGGGCTGACCAACCCGAATGACCTGTTCGGTCTCTATCGTGGCATTCCCAGACCGTGGCGTTCGGTGTTCGCGCCGCTGACGGATTTCCCCGACAAGATCGAGATTTATTATCAGCCCATCGTGCGCGCTTGCCACCATCCGCGCGACATCCGCGACCTAGTCCGGCGTGTGGTCATTCACGAAGTCGGCCACCACTTCGGCATGAGCCATGAGCAGATGCGGAGAGTGGGATACTAA
- a CDS encoding epoxyqueuosine reductase: MELTSALVKAKAKEFGADLVGIADGKVLDAYPPDPKHPQTPSLVTQRDNASVIVLAKRHLAGTTRLKDWNERHKQYAAELALSQLEEASLKLVYFLEDEAGHPALIIPPMHTDTARNYRAYMEGGTYGALSLTHAAVEAGLGTLGLNLMLLTPEYGPRVLLTAVLTSAQLEPDQRMTSPLCLGEECGRCLLACPGDAILQWGLDKKKCAPYASPYGFSKVVEHVGNVVRAGSVEEQVELLRSGDSFNIWQTILRGVGAYTGCTRCEDVCPVGQDYARHLQDIQQDIPEATPDKEARLAEMRQRRAAGEVSEGREHSRRWIGEQSTE, from the coding sequence ATGGAACTCACCTCTGCTCTCGTGAAAGCCAAGGCCAAGGAATTCGGCGCGGATCTGGTCGGCATCGCCGATGGGAAGGTGCTGGATGCCTATCCGCCGGACCCGAAGCATCCGCAGACGCCTTCTCTTGTGACGCAACGCGATAACGCGAGCGTGATCGTGTTGGCCAAGCGCCACTTGGCGGGCACCACGCGTCTCAAAGACTGGAACGAACGCCACAAGCAATACGCGGCGGAACTGGCGTTGTCGCAGTTGGAGGAGGCGTCGCTCAAGCTAGTCTATTTTCTAGAGGATGAAGCCGGACATCCCGCCCTGATCATTCCTCCCATGCACACCGACACCGCGCGCAATTACCGTGCGTACATGGAGGGCGGCACTTATGGCGCGCTGTCGCTCACCCATGCCGCTGTGGAAGCCGGGCTGGGCACGCTGGGTCTGAATCTGATGCTGCTCACACCCGAGTATGGTCCGCGCGTACTCCTCACCGCCGTACTGACCTCGGCGCAGTTGGAACCAGACCAACGCATGACCTCACCGCTGTGCTTGGGGGAAGAATGCGGACGCTGCCTGTTGGCTTGTCCTGGGGATGCGATTCTTCAGTGGGGACTGGATAAGAAGAAGTGCGCTCCCTACGCTTCTCCGTATGGCTTCTCCAAGGTGGTGGAGCACGTCGGTAACGTAGTGCGTGCCGGTAGCGTGGAAGAACAAGTCGAGTTACTGCGCAGCGGCGATTCCTTCAACATTTGGCAGACTATTCTGCGCGGGGTGGGCGCATACACCGGCTGCACCCGCTGCGAAGATGTGTGTCCGGTCGGGCAGGATTATGCACGGCACTTGCAGGACATTCAGCAGGACATTCCCGAGGCGACGCCGGACAAAGAGGCACGCCTAGCGGAGATGCGTCAACGCCGCGCGGCAGGCGAGGTCAGCGAAGGTCGCGAGCACTCGCGCCGGTGGATTGGCGAGCAAAGTACCGAGTAG
- a CDS encoding LLM class flavin-dependent oxidoreductase yields the protein MEFRAITLQLDDINEVARLARLAEDAGFSLAWGIDTPRSNAFVHLAAMAANTKTIQIGSGIARAFVRGPLQTAAAAADLDRLSHGRMVLGLGSGTRKQNLYETGTSFDHPASQIKELIRAIRQVWALNGEQDLDFQGKFYRLNCRGFTLTKPIRQDMPIYMAAVNPLMLRVAGEVADGLAGHPCYSARYMKEVGIPEMTVGWQRAGKSRADFKITSWLITNIATDRKQARREAAYQIGFYMSTRSYGGIMDFHGWQKEKEAIRVAFFEKRDMEAVADAVSDDMIDHLALAGTPDDCRQQLERYREVLDFPTLYTAGVGPARTVPQERVRENLQTIIETFAQ from the coding sequence ATGGAATTCCGAGCGATCACTCTCCAACTCGATGACATCAACGAAGTCGCGCGGCTGGCGCGCCTGGCGGAAGATGCGGGCTTCAGTCTGGCTTGGGGCATCGATACCCCGCGCTCTAACGCCTTCGTGCACCTGGCGGCGATGGCGGCGAACACCAAAACTATTCAGATTGGTTCGGGCATCGCGCGCGCGTTCGTGCGTGGACCGTTGCAAACTGCGGCGGCGGCGGCGGATCTCGACCGACTGTCCCACGGGCGCATGGTGCTGGGTCTGGGCAGCGGAACGCGCAAGCAAAATCTCTACGAGACCGGCACCTCATTCGACCACCCGGCCTCGCAGATTAAGGAACTCATTCGCGCGATCCGTCAGGTCTGGGCGCTCAACGGCGAGCAAGACCTCGACTTTCAGGGCAAGTTCTATCGCTTGAACTGCCGTGGGTTCACGCTCACCAAGCCGATCCGTCAGGACATGCCGATCTACATGGCGGCGGTGAATCCGCTCATGTTGCGCGTGGCTGGGGAAGTGGCGGATGGGTTGGCCGGGCATCCCTGCTATTCCGCGCGCTACATGAAAGAAGTCGGCATTCCGGAGATGACCGTCGGTTGGCAACGCGCGGGCAAGAGTCGCGCCGACTTCAAGATCACCAGTTGGCTGATTACCAACATCGCCACAGACCGCAAACAGGCGCGACGCGAGGCGGCGTATCAGATCGGGTTCTACATGTCAACGCGTTCGTACGGTGGCATCATGGATTTTCATGGCTGGCAAAAAGAAAAAGAAGCCATTCGCGTGGCCTTCTTCGAGAAGCGTGACATGGAGGCCGTGGCGGATGCCGTGTCCGACGACATGATCGACCACCTCGCATTGGCCGGTACGCCGGACGACTGCCGCCAGCAACTCGAACGTTACCGTGAGGTGTTGGACTTTCCGACGCTGTACACCGCCGGTGTCGGCCCGGCGCG